The Streptomyces sp. NBC_00569 genomic sequence CCGTCGGCCGGCTCGTCGGCCAGGATGTGGCGCAGCAGACCCGCCATCTCCTCGTCGTACGCGGCGCTCACCGCGGCGAGCGCCGCGAAGTCGTGCACGAGCTGCGCCTCCAGCTCGCGGCGCGGGATGCGCCGCCCGTCCAGCCAGATCAGCGCGGTGGACTCGGCGAGCGAGATCCACGAGCGCACCACCAGTTCCAGGCGGGGCGGCGGGTCGGTGACGCCGAGGTGCGTGAGGATCTGCACGTACGCGGCCTGCCGGACCGAGTCGATGAGCGCGTTCGTCGTCGACGAGCCGACGGCGGGGCCGCCCCGCATCAGCGCCGAGAAGCCGGGCCCGTGCTCGTCCACGAAGTCGAAGAACCGCCCCATGACCCGGATGAGCCGGGCTCCGAGCGGACCGTCCTGCGGCTCCTCGAAGCGCTGCGACAGATCGTCCGCCGCACGCCTCAACGCCGCCTCGTACAGGCTG encodes the following:
- a CDS encoding TetR/AcrR family transcriptional regulator; this translates as MTTGVRRRMGVEERRQQLIGVALELFSHRSPDDVSIDEIAAAAGISRPLVYHYFPGKLSLYEAALRRAADDLSQRFEEPQDGPLGARLIRVMGRFFDFVDEHGPGFSALMRGGPAVGSSTTNALIDSVRQAAYVQILTHLGVTDPPPRLELVVRSWISLAESTALIWLDGRRIPRRELEAQLVHDFAALAAVSAAYDEEMAGLLRHILADEPADGTFGDLIGRLVALAPAPAPSGS